From the genome of Geoglobus ahangari, one region includes:
- a CDS encoding Brix domain-containing protein, with translation MQERIVLTTSRDPSQRTRSFAKVISRYMNWYYLQRGKLSLEDLFGEHKKLIIIREIKGNPAFMDLYEGGRRRMTIRMNVGVIRKEKMDDSPVYFAGNPPFDPVILGALPKIPAGERLAMKLRPRKVVYVRKGGLMDFRYDGVRVLTVRLLSVYEGDNRGRRRA, from the coding sequence ATGCAGGAGAGGATAGTCCTCACGACCTCGAGAGATCCGTCCCAGAGGACGAGGAGCTTCGCGAAGGTCATATCAAGGTACATGAACTGGTACTACCTGCAGAGGGGCAAGCTCAGCCTTGAGGATCTCTTTGGAGAGCACAAGAAGCTGATAATCATCAGAGAGATCAAGGGAAATCCGGCGTTCATGGATCTGTACGAGGGTGGAAGGAGGAGGATGACGATAAGGATGAACGTTGGGGTGATCAGGAAGGAGAAGATGGACGACAGCCCGGTGTACTTTGCCGGAAACCCGCCATTCGACCCCGTCATCCTCGGAGCGCTGCCGAAGATTCCGGCCGGAGAGAGGCTCGCCATGAAGCTGAGGCCGAGGAAGGTGGTGTACGTCAGGAAAGGCGGCCTGATGGACTTCAGGTATGACGGTGTCAGAGTCCTCACAGTCAGGCTTCTGAGCGTGTATGAGGGGGATAATCGAGGTAGAAGGAGAGCCTGA
- the tmk gene encoding dTMP kinase, with the protein MGFLIAVEGIDGAGKTTIASYLKSVLEDFGFRAEVLKEPSDSEYGRMIKEAKERFPPEKELELFMLDRMVDVRENILPRVNSSVTVIMDRYYYSNVAYQGALGIDPNEILRRNEEIAPKPDLTILLDVSPEVALERVRNRGTTTPFERREYLERVREVFLSIDSDEIRVVDAEQPLEKVKEECYFLVLELLSSRGSFFEAGLRRF; encoded by the coding sequence GTGGGGTTCCTGATTGCCGTTGAGGGGATAGATGGTGCAGGGAAGACGACGATAGCGTCCTACCTGAAGAGCGTTCTCGAGGACTTCGGGTTCAGGGCGGAGGTTCTTAAGGAGCCGAGCGACAGCGAGTACGGGAGGATGATCAAAGAGGCGAAGGAGCGCTTTCCTCCGGAGAAGGAGCTCGAGCTGTTCATGCTCGACAGGATGGTGGACGTGAGGGAGAACATCCTCCCGCGTGTGAATTCGAGCGTCACGGTTATAATGGACAGGTACTACTACTCCAACGTCGCGTACCAGGGTGCTCTCGGGATAGACCCTAACGAGATCCTCAGGAGGAATGAGGAGATAGCCCCAAAACCCGATCTGACGATCCTGCTTGACGTCTCCCCTGAAGTCGCCCTTGAGAGGGTGAGGAACAGAGGAACAACCACGCCATTTGAGAGGAGGGAATACCTCGAGAGGGTGAGGGAGGTTTTCCTGAGCATAGACTCCGACGAGATTAGGGTGGTTGACGCAGAACAGCCGCTTGAAAAGGTTAAGGAGGAGTGCTACTTTCTGGTTCTCGAGCTCCTCTCCTCGAGGGGATCGTTCTTCGAGGCCGGGTTGAGAAGGTTTTAG
- a CDS encoding class II aldolase/adducin family protein, with protein MIDQAIKVGRKLAEHGLIDGSSGNLSYIEGGKIVITRTGCILDELSQDDFVEVEIGKRDRRASSDLIVHERIYEITDHRAVLHCHGSYNVALSLLEKKLVPLDLEGTIFLKEIEFVEGRFGSEELAKKIARSIKEKGFAVVRAHGIYAAGKDFYEAFKLASFVEHSCKVYYLTKLYSLLDKR; from the coding sequence ATGATAGATCAGGCAATAAAGGTGGGCAGGAAGCTCGCGGAGCACGGGCTCATAGACGGCTCGAGCGGGAACCTGAGCTACATCGAGGGGGGAAAGATCGTCATAACGAGGACGGGCTGCATCCTCGACGAGCTCAGCCAGGATGACTTCGTGGAGGTTGAGATTGGGAAAAGGGACAGGAGAGCGTCCTCAGATCTGATTGTGCACGAGAGAATTTACGAGATTACAGATCACAGGGCAGTCCTCCACTGCCACGGCTCGTACAACGTCGCCCTCTCGCTGCTGGAGAAGAAGCTCGTTCCCCTCGACCTCGAGGGCACGATCTTCCTCAAGGAGATAGAGTTTGTTGAGGGGAGGTTCGGCAGCGAGGAGCTGGCCAAAAAGATTGCGAGGAGCATCAAGGAGAAGGGCTTTGCTGTTGTCAGGGCTCACGGGATTTATGCAGCTGGAAAGGACTTCTACGAGGCGTTCAAGCTCGCCAGCTTCGTGGAGCACTCCTGCAAGGTCTACTACCTAACTAAGCTCTACTCCCTTCTCGATAAGCGCTGA
- a CDS encoding universal stress protein: protein MMRRVLYPTDFSKASELGISVLEELRQIGVEEVFLIHVIDLNRLIGPVSGIDIPAVLHDYEDETRQNLEKFGEKVEELGFRVKVLEPRAGEPSAVISEVAQEVGADMVTIPSHGKGLIAGMLLGSVSEGVVKRSRVPVLVIKFVVGKEGEIVRSFDRLFSRILLAYDFSESSEELVKYVKEFAVRGKADEVLLVHVIEKGNELPESRLKRLEEIEREFESSGVDVEIFIEAGTPYKEIVRVAEEKLASLVAVSATGSGLLRSLIGGTADGVVRRSKVPVFVCRRG, encoded by the coding sequence ATGATGAGGCGCGTGCTATATCCAACGGACTTCTCAAAGGCTTCGGAGCTCGGCATTTCCGTGCTCGAGGAGCTCAGGCAGATAGGAGTTGAGGAGGTCTTCTTGATTCACGTCATCGACCTCAACAGGCTGATAGGCCCAGTCTCGGGGATCGACATCCCTGCAGTCCTCCACGACTACGAGGACGAGACACGCCAGAATCTGGAAAAATTCGGGGAGAAGGTTGAGGAGCTCGGTTTCAGGGTGAAGGTGCTCGAGCCCAGAGCTGGTGAGCCGTCTGCAGTCATCTCCGAGGTGGCTCAGGAAGTTGGGGCGGACATGGTGACGATCCCGTCACACGGAAAGGGGCTCATCGCCGGAATGCTGCTCGGAAGCGTTTCGGAGGGCGTTGTGAAGAGGAGCAGGGTTCCGGTACTGGTGATCAAGTTCGTTGTCGGGAAGGAAGGTGAGATTGTCAGGAGCTTCGACAGGCTCTTCAGCAGGATACTGCTCGCCTACGACTTCTCCGAGAGCAGCGAGGAGCTCGTGAAGTACGTGAAGGAGTTTGCCGTGAGGGGTAAGGCAGATGAGGTTCTGCTGGTTCACGTGATAGAGAAGGGCAACGAGCTTCCGGAGAGCAGGCTGAAGAGGCTCGAGGAGATTGAGAGGGAGTTCGAGAGCAGTGGAGTGGACGTGGAGATATTCATCGAGGCGGGGACGCCGTACAAGGAGATCGTCAGGGTGGCGGAGGAGAAGCTCGCCAGCCTTGTGGCAGTCTCCGCTACAGGAAGCGGATTGCTAAGGTCACTGATCGGTGGAACGGCAGACGGTGTTGTAAGGAGAAGCAAAGTACCAGTGTTCGTATGCAGGAGAGGATAG
- a CDS encoding PhoU domain-containing protein, translated as MESRKLQLIGGSSFMVSLPKSWIKKNNLDQGDEILLDIDDDVIKLMPKKYTEEHRVVKAVVGKLPKYDESFLRRFIIALYIQGLDEIVIQDKVISPKVVGRISRIVHDVIGMEIIDAGEDRIVLRSLTTTEFDIEGVLKRMSQIISGIIESIVDSIRIDDREGLKEIAKLEEDTDRLYMLAVRLENRIIRDMMSPSKWSEMRNILGMRIVAKTLEEIADSLFDFSENLYSAENYDEIAKEYVEVLLNVEDMFSKVMLAYMDSEIEKANDVMEMSHELEEELLAKIREGAEDPLLIYPLIDICRKIKSIGVIAINRGVRELING; from the coding sequence GTGGAGTCCAGAAAGCTTCAGCTGATAGGCGGCTCCAGCTTCATGGTGAGCCTGCCGAAGAGCTGGATTAAGAAGAACAACCTTGATCAGGGAGACGAGATTCTGCTGGACATTGACGACGATGTAATCAAGCTGATGCCGAAGAAGTACACTGAAGAGCACAGGGTCGTTAAGGCCGTTGTCGGAAAACTGCCGAAGTACGACGAGAGCTTTCTCAGGAGGTTCATAATTGCCCTCTACATTCAGGGGCTCGACGAGATAGTCATTCAGGACAAGGTCATTTCTCCGAAGGTTGTTGGGAGGATAAGCAGGATTGTGCACGACGTCATAGGCATGGAGATCATAGACGCTGGAGAGGACAGGATCGTCCTGAGGAGCCTCACCACCACGGAGTTCGACATAGAGGGCGTGCTGAAGAGAATGTCCCAGATAATCTCGGGAATCATAGAGAGCATAGTCGACAGCATAAGGATTGACGACAGGGAGGGATTGAAGGAGATTGCGAAGCTTGAGGAGGACACGGACAGGCTCTACATGCTCGCGGTGAGGCTCGAGAACAGGATAATCAGGGACATGATGTCTCCGTCGAAGTGGAGCGAGATGAGGAACATCCTTGGAATGAGGATCGTCGCAAAGACGCTTGAGGAGATTGCCGACTCGCTGTTCGACTTCTCGGAGAACCTGTACTCTGCAGAAAACTACGATGAGATTGCCAAGGAGTATGTGGAGGTACTGCTGAACGTGGAGGACATGTTCTCCAAGGTCATGCTCGCCTACATGGACTCGGAGATCGAGAAAGCGAATGACGTTATGGAGATGTCCCACGAGCTTGAAGAGGAGCTCCTCGCGAAGATAAGGGAGGGCGCGGAAGACCCGCTGCTGATTTACCCGCTTATAGACATCTGCAGGAAGATAAAGAGCATTGGTGTGATCGCGATAAACAGGGGAGTGAGGGAGCTAATAAACGGCTAA
- a CDS encoding competence/damage-inducible protein A, with translation MRFAILVVGNEILSGEVSESNANYMAKKLTMLGHKVERIVVVPDRVEDIAEELRRLLRYDFVFVSGGLGATHDDVTAEGIAEALGKKLVHNDTVERYVRKWTDKREVINKISKIPAGAEVVENSVGVAPAFVVDKVAALPGVPNEMKDTFEKIVRRFSKEDYHVDYLRIEGYEENIVNQLHRVVEKFPDVEIGSYPKPGYVLVKFSGRDMKRVEEAKRYLESLLS, from the coding sequence ATGAGGTTCGCGATACTCGTGGTGGGTAACGAGATCCTGAGCGGGGAGGTGAGCGAGAGCAACGCCAACTACATGGCGAAGAAGCTCACAATGCTCGGCCACAAGGTCGAGAGGATAGTCGTCGTTCCCGACAGGGTGGAGGACATAGCCGAGGAGCTCAGGAGGCTTCTGAGGTACGACTTCGTTTTCGTAAGTGGCGGGCTCGGTGCTACGCATGATGATGTAACCGCGGAGGGCATAGCAGAGGCCCTCGGAAAAAAGCTCGTCCACAACGACACGGTTGAGAGGTACGTGAGGAAGTGGACTGACAAAAGGGAGGTCATAAACAAGATCTCCAAGATCCCGGCTGGTGCAGAGGTTGTGGAGAACAGCGTCGGCGTCGCGCCGGCATTTGTTGTGGACAAGGTCGCCGCCCTACCGGGTGTGCCCAACGAGATGAAGGACACTTTCGAGAAGATAGTCAGGAGGTTCTCAAAGGAGGACTACCACGTGGACTATCTCAGAATAGAGGGCTACGAGGAGAACATAGTGAACCAGCTCCACAGGGTGGTTGAGAAGTTCCCGGACGTGGAGATAGGCTCCTACCCGAAGCCCGGCTACGTCCTCGTCAAGTTCTCCGGAAGGGACATGAAGAGGGTAGAGGAGGCAAAGAGGTATCTGGAGAGTCTCCTGTCATGA
- a CDS encoding manganese-dependent inorganic pyrophosphatase, translating into MVYVVGHKNPDTDSICSAIAYAELKKKLGVDAKPARLGDVNPETAFVLEKFGFEVPELIEDGEGKKLILVDHSDKAQSVDNIDKAEIVEIIDHHKIGDITTPNPIFFLAMPVGCTATVVKLLYDYYNVEIPKEIAGLLLSAILSDTVIFKSATTTDKDIKAAEELARIAGIADINTFGVQLKSKLSDVEKLTAEEIIKRDFKDFDMSGNKVGIGQIELVDIKMIEDRIDELLEKMREMKESGGYAGLFLMLTDIIKEGTLLLAVVDDESVVERAFGKPLENNRVWLDKVMSRKKEVVPPLESAYSS; encoded by the coding sequence ATGGTGTACGTTGTTGGGCACAAGAATCCCGATACTGACAGCATCTGTTCTGCAATCGCGTATGCTGAGCTCAAGAAGAAGCTCGGCGTTGATGCGAAGCCGGCGAGGCTTGGAGATGTAAATCCTGAAACGGCGTTCGTCCTCGAGAAGTTCGGGTTCGAGGTTCCGGAGCTGATTGAGGACGGTGAGGGCAAGAAGCTCATCCTCGTGGATCACAGCGACAAGGCCCAGAGCGTGGACAACATAGACAAGGCCGAGATTGTGGAGATCATCGACCACCACAAGATCGGAGACATAACCACCCCCAACCCGATATTCTTCCTTGCAATGCCCGTTGGATGCACCGCAACGGTCGTGAAGCTGCTCTACGACTACTACAACGTCGAGATACCGAAGGAGATAGCCGGACTGCTTCTCTCTGCGATTCTCAGCGATACGGTGATATTCAAGTCAGCAACGACAACAGACAAGGACATTAAAGCAGCTGAGGAGCTTGCGAGGATTGCGGGCATCGCGGACATCAACACGTTTGGTGTGCAGCTCAAGTCAAAGCTCTCCGACGTGGAGAAGCTTACCGCCGAGGAGATAATAAAGAGGGACTTCAAGGACTTCGACATGTCCGGTAACAAGGTCGGCATAGGTCAGATCGAGCTTGTGGACATCAAGATGATAGAGGACAGGATAGACGAGCTTCTCGAGAAAATGAGGGAGATGAAGGAGAGCGGAGGCTATGCGGGACTCTTCCTGATGCTGACAGACATCATCAAGGAGGGAACCCTGCTGCTTGCGGTTGTGGATGACGAGAGCGTTGTGGAGAGGGCATTCGGAAAGCCTCTCGAGAACAACAGGGTCTGGCTCGACAAGGTCATGAGCAGGAAGAAGGAGGTAGTTCCACCGCTTGAGTCCGCGTACTCTTCCTGA
- a CDS encoding 2,5-diamino-6-(ribosylamino)-4(3H)-pyrimidinone 5'-phosphate reductase, with protein MRPFVFINAAMSLDGKISNDRREQVRISSPEDFRVVDRLRAESDAVMVGIGTVLSDDPKLTVKSEELRRERVERGLPENPIRVVVDSRARTPLNSQVLNQAARTIVAVAEVADEEKVELLRRRAEVFVAGKERVDLRALLEHLYSIGVRRLMVEGGSEINYSLIREGLVDEIRVFYSGMVIAGRRAPTLVSGESFDTPVEARLKSVEPLGNGVAVVWEMRTANLRKV; from the coding sequence ATGAGGCCGTTCGTGTTCATCAACGCCGCGATGAGCCTTGACGGAAAGATAAGCAACGACAGAAGGGAGCAGGTCAGGATCTCATCGCCCGAGGACTTCAGGGTTGTTGACAGGCTCAGGGCTGAGAGCGACGCGGTGATGGTAGGCATCGGGACTGTGCTGTCTGACGATCCAAAGCTCACCGTTAAGAGCGAGGAGCTCAGGAGGGAGAGGGTTGAGAGAGGGCTCCCTGAGAACCCGATTAGGGTCGTTGTTGACAGCAGGGCGAGAACCCCTCTGAACTCTCAGGTTTTAAATCAGGCAGCGAGGACGATCGTGGCAGTTGCGGAGGTGGCTGACGAGGAGAAAGTCGAGCTGCTGAGGAGGAGGGCTGAGGTCTTTGTTGCAGGGAAGGAGAGGGTTGATCTCAGAGCTTTGCTCGAACACCTGTACTCCATTGGAGTTAGAAGGCTGATGGTTGAGGGTGGCAGTGAGATCAACTACTCCCTGATCAGGGAGGGGCTGGTTGACGAGATAAGGGTCTTCTACTCCGGGATGGTGATCGCTGGAAGGAGAGCACCTACCCTTGTCTCGGGAGAGTCCTTCGACACCCCTGTCGAGGCGAGGCTGAAGTCCGTCGAGCCTCTGGGAAACGGCGTGGCTGTCGTGTGGGAGATGAGGACGGCAAATCTTCGAAAGGTTTAA
- a CDS encoding prefoldin subunit beta — translation MGELPPQVQNLAAQLQQVQQQLQLILTQKAQLESLIKEAKDALEELEKSDSDHAFKAVGNVLVKLKKDEVEKDLKEKIETYEVRKNMLERQENKLRERLADLQAKLKSAINVQAG, via the coding sequence ATGGGTGAACTTCCTCCACAGGTTCAGAATCTTGCGGCACAGCTTCAGCAGGTGCAGCAGCAGCTACAGCTGATTCTCACTCAGAAGGCTCAGCTCGAGTCGCTCATAAAGGAGGCCAAGGACGCGCTTGAGGAGCTCGAGAAGTCCGACAGTGACCATGCTTTCAAGGCGGTTGGTAACGTGCTGGTGAAGCTGAAGAAAGACGAGGTGGAGAAGGATCTGAAGGAGAAGATAGAGACCTACGAGGTTAGAAAGAACATGCTCGAGAGGCAGGAGAACAAGCTGAGGGAGAGGCTTGCAGACCTGCAGGCGAAGCTGAAGTCAGCCATCAACGTTCAGGCTGGCTAA
- a CDS encoding replication factor C small subunit — MDTEIWVEKYRPRTLDEVVGQEEVIQRLKGYVERKNIPHLLFSGPPGTGKTATAIALARDLFGDVWQDNFIEMNASDERGIDVVRHKIKEFARTAPISAPFKIIFLDEADALTADAQAALRRTMEMYSKTCRFILSCNYVSRIIEPIQSRCAVFKFRPVPKEAMKKRLLEICEKEGVEIDEEALEALIYVSGGDFRKAINALQGASALGKKITADLIYQITATAKPEEVEKLIETALRGDFMEAREFLDRLMIEYGMSGEDIVSQLYREIISSKLDESMKVVLIDKLGEIDFRLTEGAHERIQLNAYLAYLTLIGKKKLKQS; from the coding sequence ATGGACACCGAGATCTGGGTTGAGAAGTACAGGCCCAGAACCCTCGACGAGGTCGTGGGCCAGGAGGAGGTAATCCAGAGGCTCAAGGGCTATGTTGAGAGAAAGAACATCCCTCACCTTCTGTTCTCCGGGCCTCCCGGAACGGGAAAGACTGCAACAGCAATAGCCCTCGCGAGAGATCTCTTTGGAGATGTGTGGCAGGACAACTTTATAGAGATGAACGCCAGCGATGAGAGGGGAATAGATGTCGTCAGGCACAAGATAAAGGAGTTCGCCAGAACCGCTCCGATATCCGCCCCCTTCAAGATCATATTCCTCGACGAGGCTGATGCCCTCACTGCCGATGCTCAGGCTGCCCTGAGGAGAACGATGGAGATGTACTCCAAGACGTGCAGGTTCATCCTGAGCTGCAACTATGTCAGCAGGATAATCGAGCCGATACAGAGCAGGTGTGCCGTTTTCAAGTTCAGACCTGTCCCCAAGGAGGCGATGAAGAAGAGACTGCTCGAGATATGCGAGAAAGAGGGCGTGGAGATAGACGAGGAGGCTCTGGAGGCGCTGATATACGTCTCGGGAGGGGACTTCAGGAAGGCCATCAACGCCCTTCAGGGCGCCTCAGCACTCGGAAAGAAGATAACCGCGGATCTGATCTACCAGATCACGGCCACCGCAAAGCCGGAGGAGGTGGAGAAGCTCATAGAGACTGCGCTCAGGGGAGACTTCATGGAGGCAAGGGAGTTTCTGGACAGGCTCATGATAGAGTACGGGATGAGCGGCGAGGACATAGTCTCCCAGCTCTACAGGGAGATCATATCCTCAAAGCTCGACGAGTCAATGAAGGTGGTTCTGATTGACAAGCTCGGAGAGATCGACTTCCGCCTCACTGAAGGGGCTCACGAGAGGATACAGCTGAACGCGTATCTTGCCTACCTCACTCTCATCGGAAAGAAAAAGCTGAAGCAGAGCTGA
- the pdo gene encoding protein disulfide oxidoreductase yields MGLLREEDKKYLREEFEKILKDRVRLLLFSSEDEHCIYCKDTRQLLEEVAELSDKIELEVYDVKSDEAKERGVEYAPTIILTDESDELDSRVKFTGIPSGYEFTTLIKDIMFVSTRQLEISDATIQTLQDVKSNLKIEVYVTPSCPYCPRAVLVAHQFAMVSEKIVAEMVESLEFPSLADKWGVMGVPHTVIKNLDKGNVVQFVGAYPETHVINFVKDADEGKEVDMR; encoded by the coding sequence ATGGGATTGCTCAGGGAAGAGGATAAGAAGTATCTGAGGGAGGAGTTTGAGAAGATCCTGAAGGACAGGGTTAGGCTGCTTCTCTTCTCAAGCGAGGATGAGCACTGCATATACTGCAAGGACACGAGACAACTCCTTGAGGAGGTTGCAGAGCTCTCGGACAAGATTGAGCTTGAGGTCTACGATGTGAAGAGCGATGAGGCGAAGGAGAGGGGAGTTGAGTACGCACCCACGATAATCCTGACCGATGAGAGCGATGAACTCGATTCGAGGGTTAAGTTCACCGGAATTCCCTCAGGCTATGAGTTCACGACGCTCATCAAGGACATAATGTTCGTCTCGACAAGACAGCTCGAGATAAGTGACGCGACGATTCAGACCCTTCAGGATGTGAAGAGCAACCTCAAGATCGAGGTCTACGTCACCCCAAGCTGCCCGTACTGCCCGAGGGCTGTCCTTGTAGCCCACCAGTTCGCAATGGTGAGCGAGAAGATCGTGGCAGAGATGGTTGAGAGCCTTGAGTTCCCGAGCCTTGCCGACAAGTGGGGAGTGATGGGTGTTCCGCACACGGTCATAAAGAACCTTGACAAGGGCAATGTTGTGCAGTTCGTGGGAGCATACCCAGAAACGCACGTGATAAACTTCGTGAAGGATGCAGATGAGGGCAAGGAAGTCGATATGAGGTAG
- a CDS encoding KEOPS complex subunit Pcc1 codes for MRGIIEVEGEPEWLEILRRVFVERPEDRRSRAKVYLTQGRFVVEIEADDLTALRASVNAYLRLIRACVETLEVMEYG; via the coding sequence ATGAGGGGGATAATCGAGGTAGAAGGAGAGCCTGAGTGGCTCGAAATCCTGAGAAGGGTGTTTGTTGAAAGACCGGAGGATAGGAGGAGCAGGGCGAAAGTTTATTTAACTCAGGGTAGGTTTGTGGTTGAGATTGAGGCAGACGACCTGACCGCCCTCAGGGCGAGTGTCAACGCCTACCTGAGGCTGATCAGAGCGTGTGTTGAAACCTTAGAGGTGATGGAGTATGGGTGA
- a CDS encoding AAA family ATPase — protein sequence METDVFVERARRIVDVVSEFYVGSRELVEKVLAACLSSGNVLFEDFPGLGKTLLAKVFARAIGADFTRVQFTPDLLPSDITGTKVFREGRFVLQKGPIFTHVLLADEINRSPPKTQSALLEAMEERQVTIEGETLKLPEPFFVLATQNPVEQEGTYPLPEAQIDRFLIRLSPGYPESVDEEVEILRRRISWRKDDPTSDVVPAVSLDQFVEMQRMVEEVYVDGKILDYIARLVRATRSHEIVELGSSPRGGLALLKMSRAMALMDGRSYVIPDDVKRVAVDCLAHRIMLKLEYEIEGVRPERVVEDVLKSVEVPKGEWNEVRDTRGG from the coding sequence ATGGAGACTGATGTTTTCGTGGAAAGGGCGAGGAGGATTGTTGACGTCGTGTCTGAGTTTTACGTGGGTAGCAGGGAGCTGGTTGAGAAGGTGCTTGCGGCATGTCTGTCAAGCGGAAACGTGCTTTTTGAGGACTTCCCCGGCCTTGGAAAAACCCTGCTCGCCAAGGTCTTTGCGAGGGCGATTGGGGCTGACTTCACGAGGGTTCAGTTCACCCCCGACCTCCTGCCCTCGGACATAACGGGCACCAAGGTCTTCAGGGAGGGCAGGTTTGTGCTGCAGAAGGGCCCCATATTCACCCACGTCCTGCTTGCGGACGAGATAAACAGAAGTCCGCCCAAGACGCAGTCTGCACTGCTCGAGGCGATGGAGGAGAGACAGGTGACCATAGAGGGCGAGACACTGAAGCTTCCAGAGCCGTTCTTCGTCCTCGCCACCCAGAACCCTGTTGAGCAGGAGGGGACATACCCTCTGCCCGAGGCTCAGATAGACAGGTTCCTGATAAGGCTGAGCCCCGGATATCCAGAAAGTGTGGACGAGGAGGTGGAGATCCTCAGGAGGAGGATCTCGTGGAGGAAGGACGACCCCACTTCAGACGTTGTCCCGGCGGTGAGCCTCGACCAGTTCGTCGAGATGCAGCGCATGGTCGAGGAGGTCTACGTGGACGGAAAGATTCTGGACTACATCGCGAGGCTCGTGAGAGCGACGAGAAGCCACGAAATCGTTGAGCTCGGATCGAGCCCGAGAGGCGGGCTTGCACTGCTGAAGATGAGCAGGGCGATGGCCCTCATGGACGGGAGGAGCTACGTCATCCCGGACGACGTCAAGAGGGTTGCCGTGGACTGCTTAGCCCACAGGATAATGCTTAAATTGGAGTACGAGATTGAGGGTGTCAGACCGGAGAGGGTCGTGGAGGATGTGCTGAAGAGCGTGGAGGTTCCGAAAGGTGAGTGGAATGAGGTTCGCGATACTCGTGGTGGGTAA
- a CDS encoding CBS domain-containing protein: MESHVMKAKDVMNPDVIYAELPNSREYVLELFKKHGISAVPVLKDGKLAGIVTRKDILRKIEEDQLALLMTPNPTYVTPDTDIKEVIRILNSTHFRRLPVVEGDKLVGIITVRDLIRVFADAGVEKPIREYINNSTVCVWQETPLNVAGEIMRVANAEACPVLDDDARVVGIIDEKILLTETLIEDFIESRQYSSSSDSDDSWAWEGIRDYAVKYFEVSVVKLPREPVKKFMKKPVFANPQSSVSKVAREMDKNDLDYLPVLDANDRFIGMISDKDLLRAFEDEEP, from the coding sequence ATGGAAAGCCATGTCATGAAGGCCAAGGACGTTATGAACCCAGACGTCATTTATGCTGAACTCCCAAACTCGAGAGAGTATGTCCTTGAGCTGTTCAAGAAGCACGGGATATCCGCGGTTCCCGTACTGAAGGACGGGAAGCTCGCAGGTATCGTCACGAGGAAGGACATACTCAGGAAGATAGAGGAGGATCAGCTCGCGCTTCTGATGACTCCCAACCCAACCTACGTCACCCCTGACACTGACATTAAGGAGGTAATCAGGATCCTCAACTCAACCCACTTCAGAAGGCTTCCCGTGGTTGAGGGGGACAAACTCGTTGGGATAATTACGGTGAGAGACCTGATAAGAGTTTTCGCCGATGCAGGCGTTGAAAAGCCGATTAGGGAGTACATAAACAACTCCACCGTCTGCGTGTGGCAGGAGACGCCGCTGAACGTTGCCGGAGAGATAATGAGGGTCGCCAACGCTGAAGCCTGCCCTGTCCTCGATGATGACGCGAGGGTTGTCGGAATAATAGACGAGAAAATCCTGCTCACAGAGACGCTCATCGAGGACTTCATAGAGTCGAGGCAGTACTCCTCGTCCAGCGACTCAGACGACAGCTGGGCGTGGGAAGGGATAAGGGATTACGCGGTGAAGTACTTCGAGGTGAGCGTTGTAAAGCTGCCAAGGGAGCCTGTGAAGAAGTTCATGAAGAAGCCCGTCTTCGCCAACCCGCAGTCGAGCGTCTCCAAGGTGGCGAGGGAGATGGACAAGAACGACCTTGACTACCTGCCCGTCCTCGACGCAAACGACAGGTTCATAGGAATGATCTCCGACAAAGATCTCCTGAGGGCGTTTGAGGACGAGGAGCCCTAA